Below is a genomic region from Henckelia pumila isolate YLH828 chromosome 3, ASM3356847v2, whole genome shotgun sequence.
tgggcccggtctatgagcttgttttttgacctgagagtcttggtacccaggtCACttacatacatgcacacataacatcgtatactcatactctcgtactgagtatgttaggctcacttccggttatttttctgttggctggatgccctattccatggggcagatgcaggtagttctcccggagacagggaggttaggtggtgaccaaggctggatagcagggttgaccactaggttttgcttacctggtatttgacttactttaattccgcagtttctctgattaagattattttattaattaattgcatgcttaagttctgattagtagatgATCACGGTGCGGTTCACTACACACTATTTGTAATAACTAGTATACTTTTTATTTTTGCTGAGTAGTGTTGCATGAGGTATTTTCCCTGCTTTTCAAATTTATGGTATGTAAACTATATTCGCTATTTCTCCTCTTAAACTTGGGATTGGCATTGTTTTGGAATCTGATGCTCTTGTCGTTCCGTTTTCCTTCTATGgtgtttatttatatttaaatgctGAATTGAGACATGTGGTTTCGTGTTAAACAGATAGGTCatgacaattttttttaaaatcagtatttttcttaaataattaattaaactagAGATGATGATCGTTTCAGATTGAATTATGATTTGTGATATTATGGTATTTGATTATATCTTTATTTCCTTATCTTTGTAGATGCAATCTTTGATAAAAGGAAATAAAGATCAAATCTTTAAGGAGATAAGAATTGCAAGCCTACAAAGAAGATAGAATATGAATGAttctattattatatatattgaagTGATGTGTATGCAAGAAAAGAGAGAGAGCATCGACCAAGAGAGAGATTTTTGTGTAGAAGCTTTCGTGCATTCAACTCAAGTAATCTCAGATTCATATTTGAAGTTTGTTTCTACACTCTTTGATCGTGTTTTAGTTACGTGATCGACGTGAAGATTTTGAGAGCATTTAAGAATTGGATCGTGTTGCTCGCATGTTTcgtgttttatttgtttattttctcacatgtttgagaaaattgattttacaaTAATTCGCTAGTTTGAAAGTTTTTGTAAACTTTTTGATTTAGTTTTCTAATGAAAGTTTTATCATGAGCCCATGAGCCATTGCAcaatactcttgcttaaatatctaagtCTAATTATTCGGTTGcgagtttattttattcacgcatTTATAATTTTTCGCTACATGTTATTGGAGATATTGTCAACATCCTATGACAGCATCTAAATctatgtttatgtgcaaccaatTGTCCCTTACAATTTCATTGCATTTGTGAAACATGATTCTTGTCTAGCACGGTATATTGCATGTGGAATGTTAGAAACTCCAAAAATTTTTAGGACTAAATCATATTGTGAtaagtttttattataataaattgcATATGTTTTGTTGTTTATATGCATTATATTGTCCCTAGGCTTTCGAAAAAAATAAACCAGATTCTCTCGGGGATGTTGATTGATAGAATTGATACTCATCACTTGGATAAGACAATATAGTTTTACATATTATTTTAGTAGTACTTGTTCAACcgatcaaaaaaaatattttgccaAACATTGAGACCCCCCTTTCAATTgtgaaaaaacaaataaattaaagatattagGGCTAATTGCATTAATCTTTTCTGTAAAAAgtgtaaaaatcataaaatcccctaagaaatattaataaacTAATGCATCCCTcggttttttaaaatataatacatttcacccctatgttagACAAACTCGAGCACAattataccctctcataggggtttttctgttaattttttaaaacataggatctaacatgctattaattttacacatggtgttttatgccttttagaccTTTCACAAAGGGCGTAGATACAATTAGCCCATatttttttccttaaaattACGTTATGGGAAACGCATAAAGCTTGATTGATTGCCCAGTAATAACGGAAAGAAAGAAATCTTAATGATTTACCGACTGTATGATTTTCTGATTCGCTATACTCCATCATTCAATAGGCGCGATTGTAAACTTGTAATTGATTTAACTTTTCTGTTTGACGTTGAAATAATAGAATAGGAAGGAACATCATATTTATGCCTTTCATGTCTTGCAATTCTAAGACCAATCAGGTGGAGCAATTAAGCACAATGATCACACAACCACACGTAGTGAATAAATCTAGTCTATTTACATAAACCAAGATCAACTGATGAGGATGATAGTAGTCCCGTCCTCAACAATAAGGCATCGTTTGATTGGTGTGATGAGATTAATAATGTATAGATATAAAGTTTGATAAAATAAAGGATAGTAAAAGTtgtgataattttattatttgtttggTAGTATTTTTGAGTTAGTGATAAAACAAGTGTTTATATTTGTATAGACCATTTTACCCCTTGTTGACCATGATTTTGCCCCCAACCAATCAAGGCTACCTTCCTGCACGGCACTACCAGATACCAGATCTAATTTCCATCTTCTTCTCCCTTGATACGGTTGTGCTCATTTCCAGATCTGGATGACTGGATCTCACCTCCCTTTTGTTTTTTTGTACAACGACACTTTCTCTTACTCATTAATTTGAGGTTTCTTAGAACTTTTGCAGCTATAGTGGACATCGTATTTCACGGAATTGTTGGAACTACGACAATTAAAGCTCGAAATTGTTGGACACTTTCACGGAATTGTCCGTGGGTTCATGCAACAAAGTGGAAAAATCAAAGCTCGGAATTGTTGCATCAACCTGTTCTTGGACAtcctattcacaaacaagagtTGGAACTACGACAATTACCTATTTCACGAAACGAGAGTTGGACATATTAAATAGAAGAAGAGAAAATTGCTTAGGCGAAGAGTGTTCATACCTTCGACGCGGGAAATAATGGAGGAAGGAAGAAGCGGCCATGAAAGATTTCTAATGGCGGAGTGGAGAAATATTAGGTCTAAGGGTAGAAAGGTCAAAAATTAACTAATCCAACGTACTGTACACATTGGGCTTAGCAATACCACGTGTGAGGCCTTGACAACAGTCCAATGTTTTCCAGCTGCTACAGGTATTTAGTGCCGGGCCGTAGGTATAAGCAATTTCCGTTAAAAACGAACCAAACATTGGATTGTACACTAATCTCTATGCTATCCAGTCTACCAAACACTGCCTAAAGTGATAGCGTATTATCATTAATAGATAGAGTAATGAAAGGTTGAAAATATCACCAAGATGATGGAATCCTTCAAAGAGTGCTAATAAACTCTTATCAAGAAATCAGTCGAGCAAAGATGAAGATGGCCTTCACACTTTCACAAGGAAAACATTTCAGAATTGAGATTTATCCAAGCTGTCAAAGTATGGGTGATCAAGAGCAGCTTTCGCTGAAATCCTCTCAGCTGGATCATATGTAAGCATCTTCTGCATAGCCCAAAAAAGAAACAAACACCCATGCATCAATTTTCATTAAAAGAAAAACAGTCATACCATGATGGATATGCTTAAAAAGAACATAACACCAATTCACAGGAATGAGGGTGATTAATTGCACCAGTTTTTCAAGCAAAGTAATCAGAAAGATATATTAGAAGCTTCGAACATTTCCAACATTTGTCTTGGACCAACTCTAAAAGCTCAAATTAAGACACACAAGCGTGCATGCACAAAATACAAGAAAAGCTGGAAGTTCAACAAACTCGAAGATCATATAAGACATCACTATGAGTCTATGACCTTCAATTTGATTGGAAAGTAGAAGGGAATGTGTGTAAGTTGTATGCAACAAAATTTCAAGTCACCAGAGGTCAAGGATATGGAATTTACCGATAAAAGGTCAACACCATCAGGTCCCAATGAGGGAACAGCGCGGGTCAAGTTCTGGGGTTCCCATTGTGGATACACATGCCAATCTCGCAGTGACCTAACTCCTGGCCACTGGATTTCAGTTGGTGTCCCCAGCAACCTGCAAGATGATACTATCTGAAGTCAATTAAAACTTATATGAAACAATTTGATGGTGACCAATTTGTGATTTTTTATTGAAAGAGGTAACTAAATGAACTAAAGATTAGCATTCATTTGGGTCTTGGTAGAAGAAATGTCCATAGTCCAACTACTTTTTTAACGCATGCATTTCGTGTGTTCCTTGAGGCACCAAATAGAACAATAATGCATTCAACTTGCTGCGACAAGTTGAATAACCAAAGGGCAATAATATAGCAAATCAGCTTCCAAAATTAACTAGaaattgattgatttatttccTTGCTTATAGTGGGTAGTGAAATATTAATGAGTTTTGCTAGCCTTCATAGGGAAGGAGAGAGGATTATATTTCTTACATGAATATTCCTCTCGATTTGGAGAGAATTTTCGATAGAAGGAACTTGGCCATTTATCTTgtaaaaaaacttttaaattaTGTGTGATTGAAATCCTTTGAATCTGACATTTGTTAATGTCATTTATCTTATCAAGGAAATGCTATTCATATCAACTGGTTGGGCCTGTCGGATCTAGTGGAGGAGAAAGAAACCAGGACAACAACAAGAAACAAGGCCAAAAAAAGAATCCACAGAGAAGGCGCTGGTGCATATTGTGGGGACAGATGGCAAACAAAGGATCAATTACACAAGAGAAACGATAGAAAGTAAGAAACCATGCACTCTATTGCTTCCCAGCTGAAAATGAAAACATTAATGGAGTGTCACATCTGATCAAGGAACATGGGACTGGACATGATGGCCAAAGCACAGGAGAGGAAGATTTCATTTAAAAGGGAAAAGGAGGATCGAGCAACCAAAAGATGGAGGAAGAATGGAAGATAAGCAGTAAAGTGAAAatcattggttgggcagctACGAAGTGAAGCAAGCTGTAGGAAGGTGGAGCTCCAAAGTTTTAAGGGACGGTACTTTGAAATTTAGGGCATTACAATGGACAATAGTGTCCAATTGTGGTATGTATGGAAGGAGGTATTATACGAAGAACTGAAGATGAGGATATGAGATGTAACATACTAACATGGGATGGATTTGCTCTGAAATTCATAAGATGATACAGGTCCCAAAGTTTGCAACCCTATGAACTATAGGATTCACTCCGGCAAGGATATCAAATAGTAGAGGAATATGTAAACAATTTGAGCAGTTGATGACAATGCTTGAGGGATTATGCAAGGAGGAAGTATTAGGATATTTGTTAGTGGGTTAAAGGATGTGTCGAGGAGGATGAGAACTCATGGACCAATCACCATCATTCAAGCTACAGAAATGGATCGATCAATTGACGAGGAGATCATTGGAGAGGAGGCAAGCCTAAGGAAATGTAAGTGCTTAATGAGTAGTCAATAGGTCGGTGTCAAACCCAAAGCAAACATAAATTAGTTGAAACTGAGTGTTCAAACCAAAAGATACCCTAGGGTGAAGCAAATTCACAGGGACATGGGGTGTGGAAAGGATATTGAGGGGGCAGCAGCCACCACAAAGTACAAGACTGGTTGGAGATCAATCGTGTGGAGGAAGCACTGGAAGTATCATGCAAGCCAGCAAGGGTAGGGACCAATTCTGAGGCACACAACTACACAAGTCCTATTCCTATCAAGAATAACTTGAAAAAGGGATAAGGAATTGTGATTTCATCGTGGGCAAACTTACAGCCCACAACATCAATACCTGGGCAAATCCTTACGCATCACAATTTTGACTATGGACAAGGATTAACCAACTTAATGATGCCAGATCAACAAGGAAGAAGTGTGAATAATGGGAGAATTGGATGCAGATGTAGAATGTAGGTTAATAGCATCTCAAGTCACACCTGTAGTTCAGAAAAGTTGGTCCTGAGCGTGGTATTAAGGTATCAACAGAGAGGAATTCAAGGACAAACTAGGGTATGGAACATCGAATAATTCCATGAGGTTGTTTGGTACTGTAGGATGGATTTAGGGGACTATGAAATCAAGGTTGAAGCATATTTTTTGGGTTTGGGGTGCGGATCTTATTTTAGGGATAGCATGGTTGCAAACAATAGGGGAGGTTGAGCATGAAATTTATGAAGAGATACAAGGAAGTGAAATGACAGGGAAATCCTTATATTTACCCAAGCACCACCTCACTGCACTCAATCTCTAAGACAAGTGATGCGGAGTCTTGTGGAAATTAATGTTGTGGGAGATGATTTCAGAAGGCTCAGCTCGGCAAGGGTAAAAGGTGAAGTATGTGAACCAAAGCATATGAAGAGTTTAGAGGAAGTTCGGGGGGAATCAAGGAAGTGTTCAAATCAAGTAAGTGTTTAAGAACACAGATAGGGTTATCACATGTGAAGATAACTGATCATGCAATTATTATCAAGGAAGGAAAGAGCCGGTGCATTGGAGGCCATATAGATATGCTCATTACCGAAAAGATGAGACTGAATAGCTAAATGGGGAAACGTTAGCAGAGTGTATAATACACCAAAGTTCCAGTACATACTCGATCCTACAATCCTAGTAAAAGAAAAGATAAGAGTTGGACTGTTGGAGGTTTTTTGGAGATTACAAAGCCATTAATGATATCACAGTGCCGGACAAATACTCTGTTCATGTCATTAATGAACTACAAGATAAACTACATGGAGCTTCGTGTCTTTAGTAAGAGACTTATGGTTTGAATTCCATTACATTATGCATGACAAAAGGTTGTGTCAAAAACAGGATTTTGTACTCGTGATGGCATTATGGTTTCGTATTCATGCCATTGGAACTCATCAATGGTTCCTATTCCAAGGAAGGAGGAGAGTGTGAGGGAATGGATTTTGCCATGCTTGTACAAACGAGTGTAGAGACCTTCACAAACGGGTGTAATATGAACTGCTATTTTGCGATTGAGCAAATTAGATTCAACTGAGTCCACAAGTTGCATTCATTAGAAACTATAGGTACGAGCAGATGTTCATTCCATTATATGGCATTATATTACTTAAATATCATGAACACAATAATCTCGTTTGAAAGAAAAGAGTCCCATTATCATCTCAACTTTAAACCATCATGCTGCCCAAACTACAGTTATCATTTCCAAATTGCATCCAATATTGTGTTGATAATTCTTTCGTCTTATCAATTAGGATCCAGATATCCCTAAAAAATTTGGTACcaacataaatcataacatgATAAAATTATTAAGTAAAAAAATGTACCTAAAGATGTGCAGCAGTTGTTGAAACTCAGAATCTCCGGGAAACAAAGCTTGGCGTCTGACCATCTCAGCtgcaaaagcaaaaaaaaaaaaaaaaaaaaaaaagtgaagaaaCTTGGCTAAACAGTAAACACTAGTTGTTTACCATAGAATAAACTTTCTCACCGAAAATACACCCCACAGACCACATATCAACTGCAGTAGAGTAATTAGTTGATCCGAGGAGGACCTCTGGAGCTCTATACCATAAAGTAACGATCTCGTGTGTGTAGCTCTTGAGAGGTACAGTAAAGGCCCTTCCAAGACCGAGATCGGCGATCTTAAGGACGCCTTTATCCTTATCAAGAAGCAGATTTTGGGGCTTGAGGTCACGGTGAAGAACTCCGTGACTATGGCAGTGAGAGACGCCCTTGCAGAGCTGGTAAAGGAAGCTCTGAATCAACTGTTGGGGGAGGGGCCTGGGATTGGGGCCTTTGCGGTGGGAATCGATGAATTTCTTTAGGTCGGTGTCCAGATACTCGAAAACAAGATACAGAAGGGGCTTTCCATTCTTATTGTCGACATGCTCAACGCAGAGTAAACGCACCACGTAGAGAGACTGGGACAGCATCTGAAGGAGGGAAACCTCTCGAAGAGCCGTCGGCGGAACACCCTCTTCATCCATCTCCAGCCGCGTTTTCTTCAATGCCACCACCTGCCCCGTCGCCTTCTCTTTTGCTCTGTACACCTTCCCGTACGTCCCTTCCCCGACCTTCTCTAGCTTCTCGTACTTGTCCATTTCAGATTCAGAATTACATCTCTCTCACTTTCTTTCTCCATTTTATTTATTACACTTTTCCCGCTTCAaccttttcaattttttttgaatatgtTATGTTTTTTGGGACTAATAATAGCATTCGACACATTCGTTTACCACAAAATCTACTATAAAAATTTGAATAATGGAAGGTGTACACCTCATCTGCACCTTGAAtttaaattaggaaaatttccTTTATATAATTAGATATTTTCTATGTTGGTAAAAACTTAATAGCCTattcaattttcaaaaaactgaTTCTAAATCAAAGGATTGCGGAAGCGTACCCAGATCTTTGGCCATAGTTGTGATATTGATGATGGTTTTGATATTCCACTGTAGAGTTTCTTTTAGATTTCTTGATAATCTCTGTTGATGGGGATACAGAGAAAAGTTGTGTCTCTACATGTGGGGACCATAAC
It encodes:
- the LOC140890581 gene encoding cell division control protein 2 homolog C, with translation MDKYEKLEKVGEGTYGKVYRAKEKATGQVVALKKTRLEMDEEGVPPTALREVSLLQMLSQSLYVVRLLCVEHVDNKNGKPLLYLVFEYLDTDLKKFIDSHRKGPNPRPLPQQLIQSFLYQLCKGVSHCHSHGVLHRDLKPQNLLLDKDKGVLKIADLGLGRAFTVPLKSYTHEIVTLWYRAPEVLLGSTNYSTAVDMWSVGCIFAEMVRRQALFPGDSEFQQLLHIFRLLGTPTEIQWPGVRSLRDWHVYPQWEPQNLTRAVPSLGPDGVDLLSKMLTYDPAERISAKAALDHPYFDSLDKSQF